A single region of the Accipiter gentilis chromosome 6, bAccGen1.1, whole genome shotgun sequence genome encodes:
- the TAX1BP3 gene encoding tax1-binding protein 3 — protein sequence MSYVPGQPVTAVVQRIEIHKLRQGDNLILGFSIGGGIDQDPTQNPFSEDKTDKGIYVTRVTEGGPAEVAGLQIGDKIMQVNGWDMTMVTHDQARKRLTKRNEEVVRLLVTRQSLQKAVQQSMMS from the exons atGTCGTACGTACCGGGACAGCCGGTCACCGCCGTGGTG caAAGAATTGAAATACATAAGCTTCGTCAAGGTGACAATTTGATTCTGGGCTTCAGCATTGGAGGTGGCATTGATCAGGATCCTACTCAGAATCCATTCTCCGAAGACAAGACCGACAAG ggtaTCTATGTAACAAGGGTGACGGAAGGAGGCCCAGCAGAAGTTGCAGGACTTCAGATTGGAGATAAGATCATGCAG GTGAATGGCTGGGATATGACAATGGTGACCCATGACCAAGCTAGGAAGAGACTGACAAAAAGGAACGAAGAAGTGGTACGGCTGCTGGTGACCAGACAATCTCTCCAGAAGGCTGTGCAACAATCCATGATGTCCTAA
- the CTNS gene encoding cystinosin, whose translation MRMQYLLPTLLYLSLVLLGHGDGVIVLSVPEVVSLESGSSTNVTISLRAPLNETLVITLNITHSSKHRTIVELPDEVQLPAGHTKADFQVKADAVGQVTVYLYTINSNLTGPRIQFQVIHSIVVRYADEVIGWIYFLAWSISFYPQLFENWRRKSVVGLSFDFIALNLTGFIAYSVFNVGLFWIPFIKEEFLVSYPSGVNPVAINDVFFSLHAVALTLLVVIQCCIYERAGQKVSKVVVGLLALAWIFTFTTLFLAAAEEMTWLQFLFCFSYIKLAVTLIKYFPQAYMNFRRKSTEGWSIGNVLLDFTGGSFSLLQMFLQSYNNDQWKLIFGDPTKFGLGVFSIIFDIVFMVQHYCLYKRRGYEPCE comes from the exons ATGAGGATGCAATACCTGCTCCCTACTCTGCTGTACCTCTCGCTTGTGCTGCTGGGGCATGGCG atGGAGTCATTGTATTGTCTGTCCCTGAAGTGGTTTCGTTAGAAAGTGGAAGTTCAACAAATGTCACTATATCTCTGAG gGCTCCATTAAATGAGACCCTGGTCATAACTCTTAATATTACACACTCATCAAAACACAGAACCATTGTTGAACTGCCTGATGAA GTACAATTGCCTGCAGGTCACACTAAAGCAGACTTCCAAGTGAAAGCAGATGCTGTTGGACAAGTAACAGTTTATCTTTATACCATTAATTCCAACTTAACTGG ACCTAGGATTCAATTTCAAGTGATTCATAGCATTGTGGTGAGATATGCTGATGAGGTGATTGGCTGGATCTATTTCCTCGCCTGGTCTATCTCCTTTTATCCTCAACTCTTTGAGAACTGGCGACGAAAAAG TGTTGTTGGACTAAGCTTTGACTTTATAGCATTAAACCTTACGGGCTTTATAGCATACAGTGTATTTAATGTTGGACTCTTCTGGATTCCCTTTATTAAG GAGGAATTCTTAGTCAGTTATCCCAGTGGGGTGAACCCTGTGGCTATCAACGATGTTTTCTTCAGTCTCCATGCAGTAGCTCTAACCCTCCTCGTTGTAATTCAGTGCTGCATCTACGAG aGAGCAGGTCAGAAAGTATCCAAAGTTGTTGTTGGACTACTGGCACTTGCATGGATCTTCACATTTACAACACTGTTTCTTGCTGCAGCTGAGGAAATGACGTGGCTACAGTTCTTATTCTGTTTCTCTTACATTAAGTTAGCAGTCAcactgataaaatattttccacag GCATACATGAATTTCCGTCGGAAGAGTACTGAGGGATGGAGTATTGGAAATGTATTACTAGACTTCACTGGTGGAAGCTTCAGCCTTCTCCAGATGTTTTTGCAGTCCTACAACAACG ATCAGTGGAAGTTAATCTTTGGAGACCCAACCAAGTTTGGCCTGGGTGTCTTCTCCATCATCTTTGATATTGTTTTTATGGTCCAGCACTACTGCCTATATAAGAGACGAGGGTACGAACCTTGTGAATAA
- the EMC6 gene encoding ER membrane protein complex subunit 6 — MAAVVAKREGPQFISEAAVRGNAAILDYCRTSVSALSGATAGILGLTGLHGFIFYFLASVLLSVLLVLKAGRRWNKYFKSRRPLFTGGLIGGLFTYVLFWTFLYGMVHVY; from the coding sequence ATGGCCGCGGTGGTGGCCAAACGCGAAGGGCCGCAGTTCATCAGCGAAGCGGCGGTGCGGGGGAACGCCGCCATCCTGGACTATTGCAGGACGTCTGTGTCGGCCCTGTCGGGTGCCACGGCGGGGATTCTCGGCCTGACCGGCCTGCACGGCTTCATCTTCTACTTCCTGGCTTCCGTCCTCCTCTCTGTGCTCTTGGTGTTAAAAGCCGGACGGCGATGGAACAAGTACTTTAAATCCCGGAGGCCGCTTTTCACGGGGGGGCTTATAGGAGGGCTTTTCACGTACGTCCTGTTCTGGACTTTCCTGTACGGCATGGTTCACGTCTACTAA